The following proteins come from a genomic window of Flavobacterium eburneipallidum:
- the ftsA gene encoding cell division protein FtsA, translating into MEKENIAVGLDIGTTKIVAMIGKKNEYGKLEILGVGKSKSLGVARGVVNNITQTIQSIQQAVLEAETKSGYKIKDVVVGIAGQHIRSIQHSDYIIRSSAEEVIGGNDIQLLIDQVNKLAMLPGEEIIHVLPQEFKIDGQAEIKEPIGMYGGRLESSFHVVVGQASSIRNVGRCIQSSGIELSGLTLEPLASADAVLSQEEKEAGVALIDIGGGTTDLAIFKDGIIRHTAVIPFGGNVITDDIKEGCSIIEKQAELLKVKFGSAWPGENKDNEIVSIPGLRGREPKEISLKNLSKIINARVVEIIEQVFNEIKDYGHEDPRKKLIAGIVLTGGGAQLKHIKQLVEYITGMDTRIGYPNEHLAGNSDEEISSPLYATAVGLVMNSIENNTQSAIRMDLVEAPNTIARPPVYRQPEIEEFVQEEVKEDVKSTTTVAGPTETKIRNSFFGGYLDKIKDFLDNAE; encoded by the coding sequence ATGGAAAAAGAAAATATTGCAGTAGGTCTAGATATTGGGACAACAAAAATTGTTGCCATGATAGGCAAGAAAAATGAATACGGAAAACTAGAAATTTTGGGTGTTGGAAAATCCAAAAGTCTAGGTGTGGCAAGAGGAGTTGTGAACAACATTACTCAAACTATTCAGTCTATTCAGCAAGCGGTATTAGAAGCCGAAACAAAATCGGGTTATAAAATTAAAGATGTTGTAGTTGGAATTGCGGGACAACACATTCGTAGTATTCAACACAGTGATTATATTATCAGAAGCAGTGCCGAGGAAGTTATTGGAGGAAATGATATTCAGCTTTTGATTGACCAAGTGAATAAATTGGCGATGTTGCCTGGAGAAGAAATTATCCATGTTTTGCCACAAGAATTTAAAATTGACGGTCAGGCTGAAATAAAAGAACCAATCGGAATGTACGGCGGAAGATTAGAATCTAGTTTTCACGTAGTGGTTGGACAAGCTTCTTCTATCAGAAATGTGGGAAGATGTATCCAAAGTTCAGGAATTGAATTATCTGGATTAACCTTGGAACCATTAGCTTCGGCAGATGCAGTTTTGAGTCAGGAAGAAAAAGAAGCAGGTGTTGCTTTGATTGATATTGGAGGAGGAACAACAGATTTAGCCATTTTTAAAGATGGAATTATTCGTCACACAGCCGTTATCCCTTTTGGAGGAAACGTAATTACTGACGATATTAAAGAAGGTTGCTCAATCATCGAGAAGCAAGCAGAATTATTGAAAGTAAAATTTGGATCAGCTTGGCCTGGAGAAAATAAAGACAACGAGATTGTTTCTATTCCTGGATTGAGAGGTAGAGAGCCAAAAGAAATTTCATTAAAGAATCTGTCTAAAATAATTAATGCCCGTGTGGTGGAAATTATTGAACAGGTTTTTAACGAAATTAAAGATTATGGTCATGAAGATCCTCGCAAAAAATTAATTGCAGGAATTGTTCTTACTGGTGGTGGTGCACAATTAAAACACATCAAGCAATTAGTAGAGTACATTACCGGAATGGACACTAGAATTGGATATCCAAACGAGCATTTGGCAGGAAACTCAGACGAAGAAATATCAAGTCCGTTATATGCTACAGCTGTAGGATTAGTAATGAATAGTATCGAAAATAATACGCAAAGTGCCATCAGAATGGATTTGGTAGAAGCACCTAATACCATTGCTAGACCGCCAGTTTACAGACAACCAGAAATTGAGGAGTTTGTGCAAGAGGAAGTGAAAGAAGACGTAAAAAGCACAACTACTGTTGCAGGTCCTACTGAAACCAAAATTAGAAATTCGTTTTTTGGAGGTTATTTAGACAAAATTAAAGACTTTTTGGACAACGCAGAATAA
- the murC gene encoding UDP-N-acetylmuramate--L-alanine ligase, whose protein sequence is MNLNQIHNVYFIGIGGIGMSSLARYFKSIGKNVSGYDKTETELTRELLELGIDIHFEDRIDLIPTDYYKENTLVIITPAVPKQHSQWNFFLERNYQLKKRAEVLGIITKDTFCFAVAGTHGKTTTSSILGHILFESGVDVTAFVGGIVENYNSNLIGSGKTVTVVEADEFDRSFLHLHPNIACVTSMDADHLDIYGDSASIEASFVEFADKVEDKSKLFITNQLPIPGVTCAVYDEAQFTAFNVRIVNSQYVFDVKTPSETIENIGFGLPGKHNLMNALMALAMAKTFGLPNDDIASALLSFKGIRRRFSYQIKTENLVFIDDYAHHPTEINAVHQAVRELYPNQKVLAIFQPHLFSRTKDFADDFAKSLSAFDEVILLDIYPARELPMEGITSQWLMDKMTNEHKKLVEKEVLISSILESDATVIVTIGAGDIGEMISSIKKAIHETI, encoded by the coding sequence ATGAATCTAAATCAAATACATAACGTTTATTTTATAGGAATCGGAGGAATTGGAATGAGCTCTTTGGCTCGTTATTTCAAGTCTATTGGTAAAAATGTGTCTGGATATGATAAAACCGAAACCGAACTTACCAGAGAACTATTGGAATTAGGAATCGACATTCATTTTGAAGATCGAATTGATTTAATTCCAACGGATTACTACAAAGAAAATACATTGGTCATTATTACTCCAGCAGTTCCAAAACAACATTCGCAATGGAATTTTTTTCTGGAAAGAAATTATCAGTTAAAGAAAAGAGCTGAAGTTTTGGGAATTATTACCAAAGATACATTTTGTTTTGCTGTAGCGGGAACGCACGGAAAAACAACAACGTCTAGTATTCTTGGCCATATTTTATTCGAAAGCGGGGTTGATGTAACCGCTTTTGTGGGTGGAATTGTTGAAAATTACAATTCTAATTTAATTGGAAGCGGAAAAACGGTTACTGTTGTCGAAGCGGATGAATTCGATCGTTCTTTCTTGCATTTGCACCCGAACATTGCTTGCGTAACCTCAATGGATGCCGATCATTTGGATATTTATGGCGACAGTGCTTCCATTGAAGCTTCGTTTGTGGAATTCGCAGACAAAGTAGAAGATAAAAGCAAATTATTTATTACTAATCAATTGCCTATTCCCGGAGTCACTTGTGCTGTATATGACGAAGCTCAATTTACTGCCTTTAATGTTAGAATAGTAAATAGTCAATATGTTTTTGATGTAAAAACACCATCAGAGACAATAGAAAATATAGGTTTTGGTTTGCCTGGAAAACACAATCTAATGAATGCGCTTATGGCATTGGCAATGGCCAAAACTTTCGGTCTCCCAAACGATGACATTGCTAGTGCCTTGCTTTCATTTAAAGGAATAAGAAGACGATTTTCGTACCAAATTAAAACTGAAAATTTGGTTTTTATTGATGATTATGCGCATCATCCAACGGAAATTAATGCCGTGCATCAGGCGGTTCGTGAATTGTATCCAAACCAAAAAGTTTTGGCTATTTTTCAACCGCATTTGTTTAGTAGAACCAAAGATTTTGCAGATGATTTTGCCAAAAGTTTGTCTGCTTTTGACGAAGTAATTTTGTTGGATATTTATCCAGCGCGAGAATTACCAATGGAGGGAATTACCTCACAATGGTTGATGGATAAAATGACTAATGAGCATAAAAAATTAGTTGAAAAAGAGGTGTTGATATCCTCGATTTTAGAAAGTGACGCAACCGTTATTGTAACCATAGGTGCGGGTGATATTGGAGAAATGATTTCATCCATTAAAAAAGCGATACATGAAACGATTTAA
- a CDS encoding zinc-dependent peptidase, giving the protein MVFQFLVLSLFGFLFLLVIIFRIVEPAYILIFNKPLYLYFYLIPKKLTSHQKQILEKEFPFYKKLPSKKKIYFEHRVKSFITQYKFIGKEELVITDEIKITIAGTYIQLTFGMRDYLIGLFKTIVVYPKVYYSNANQNYHKGEFNPRLKAIIFSWEDFLLGHATKNDNINLGFHEFSHVLHLHCLKSNEPSAIIFYDGLNKIAQYFNDENLRNIGYFREYAFENQFEFLAVVFENFFETPQTLKTTYPELYAQLVLMINLKE; this is encoded by the coding sequence ATGGTTTTTCAGTTTTTGGTTTTATCGCTTTTTGGATTCCTGTTTCTTTTAGTCATTATCTTTAGAATAGTAGAACCTGCCTATATCTTGATTTTTAATAAACCATTATACCTTTATTTTTACCTCATTCCAAAAAAACTAACTAGCCATCAAAAGCAAATTTTAGAAAAAGAATTTCCATTTTATAAAAAGCTACCCAGTAAAAAGAAAATTTATTTTGAGCATCGTGTTAAGTCATTTATCACTCAATACAAATTTATTGGCAAAGAAGAATTAGTTATTACTGATGAAATAAAAATCACTATTGCGGGAACTTACATTCAGCTAACTTTTGGGATGCGGGATTACCTCATTGGCTTATTCAAAACTATCGTGGTTTATCCTAAAGTGTATTATTCGAATGCCAATCAAAACTATCATAAAGGCGAGTTCAATCCACGATTGAAAGCTATTATTTTTTCTTGGGAGGATTTTTTGCTAGGACATGCCACCAAGAATGATAATATAAACCTTGGTTTTCATGAATTTTCGCATGTACTTCACCTTCATTGTTTGAAAAGTAATGAACCCAGTGCTATTATTTTTTATGACGGATTAAATAAAATCGCACAATATTTTAACGATGAGAATTTGCGGAACATAGGCTACTTTAGAGAATATGCTTTCGAGAATCAATTCGAATTCTTGGCAGTTGTTTTTGAGAATTTTTTCGAAACCCCTCAAACATTAAAAACTACTTATCCTGAACTGTATGCTCAATTGGTTTTGATGATTAATTTGAAAGAATAA
- a CDS encoding GatB/YqeY domain-containing protein, whose product MSLSTQIMEEIKTAMRAKDTVALEALRAIKSELLLAQTASGSKEEISEDDEVKLLQRLVKTRKESARIFTEQNRLDLAEPELAQITVIEKFLPAQLSEAEVEAIIAKIIAETGASGIASMGKVMGLASAQLGGTAEGKTISTIVKKLLV is encoded by the coding sequence ATGAGTTTATCAACACAAATCATGGAGGAAATTAAAACCGCCATGAGAGCTAAAGATACCGTAGCTTTAGAAGCTTTAAGAGCTATCAAATCGGAACTTTTATTAGCACAAACTGCTTCTGGTTCAAAAGAAGAAATTTCGGAAGATGATGAAGTAAAATTGCTTCAAAGATTGGTTAAAACTCGTAAAGAAAGTGCTAGAATATTTACAGAACAAAACCGTTTGGATTTAGCCGAACCAGAATTGGCTCAAATTACAGTAATCGAAAAATTCTTGCCAGCTCAATTAAGCGAGGCTGAAGTAGAAGCTATAATTGCAAAAATCATTGCCGAAACTGGAGCATCAGGAATTGCATCCATGGGAAAAGTAATGGGATTAGCCTCTGCACAATTAGGCGGAACTGCCGAAGGAAAAACCATTTCTACTATTGTTAAGAAATTATTAGTATAA
- the murD gene encoding UDP-N-acetylmuramoyl-L-alanine--D-glutamate ligase → MRLVVLGGGESGVGTAILGKKKGYDVFVSDFGKIKDNYKEVLLINGIAWEEGTHTEDLILNADVVMKSPGIPEKKSAIVKKLVEKGIPVISEIEFAIQFTKAITIGITGSNGKTTTTMLTYHLLKSAGLNVGLGGNIGKSFAWQVAEDKYDSYVLELSSFQLDGIIDYKPHIAIITNISPDHLDRYDYKYEKYIDSKFRITMNQTEEDFLIYDADDEASTEWLKNNKVKAQLIPFSLTKTFEKGAFIKDKTMEANIINEEEFTMETETMALEGKHNMKNAMAATSVAKLMKIRNSTIRESLSNFQGVEHRLEKVLKIQNVQYINDSKATNVNATFFALDSMNTPTVWIVGGVDKGNDYNELMSLVREKVKAIICLGVDNRKIIDAFGNVVDMMIEVNNMEDAVKMAQRLSEKGDTVLLSPACASFDLFENYEDRGNQFKKAVKHL, encoded by the coding sequence ATGAGGTTAGTCGTTTTAGGTGGAGGAGAAAGCGGTGTAGGTACTGCGATTCTGGGAAAGAAAAAAGGATATGATGTTTTTGTATCTGATTTTGGAAAAATAAAAGACAATTACAAAGAAGTCTTGCTGATTAATGGAATCGCTTGGGAAGAAGGAACACACACCGAAGACTTGATTTTGAATGCCGATGTAGTGATGAAAAGTCCAGGAATTCCTGAAAAAAAATCGGCAATTGTAAAGAAGTTGGTCGAAAAAGGAATTCCAGTAATTTCAGAAATTGAGTTTGCTATTCAGTTTACAAAAGCCATCACAATAGGAATTACAGGAAGCAACGGAAAGACAACAACGACAATGTTGACTTATCATTTGCTAAAATCAGCTGGATTGAATGTTGGTTTGGGAGGCAACATCGGAAAGAGTTTTGCCTGGCAAGTTGCCGAGGATAAATACGATAGTTATGTGCTGGAATTGAGTAGTTTTCAACTGGACGGAATTATAGATTACAAACCACATATTGCCATAATTACCAATATAAGCCCAGATCATTTAGATCGCTACGATTACAAATATGAGAAGTACATCGACTCGAAATTTAGAATCACAATGAACCAAACCGAGGAAGATTTTCTCATCTATGATGCCGATGACGAAGCTAGCACGGAATGGTTAAAAAACAATAAAGTAAAAGCCCAATTAATTCCTTTTTCATTAACAAAAACATTCGAAAAAGGAGCATTTATAAAAGACAAAACAATGGAAGCAAACATCATCAACGAAGAAGAATTTACAATGGAAACTGAAACTATGGCACTGGAAGGCAAGCACAATATGAAAAATGCAATGGCAGCAACATCTGTGGCTAAATTGATGAAAATCCGAAATTCTACCATCAGAGAGAGTTTGTCTAATTTTCAAGGAGTGGAACACCGGTTGGAAAAAGTATTGAAAATTCAAAATGTACAATACATCAACGATTCAAAAGCGACAAATGTGAATGCTACGTTTTTTGCTTTGGATAGTATGAATACACCAACAGTCTGGATTGTGGGTGGTGTTGACAAAGGAAATGATTACAACGAATTAATGTCTTTGGTTCGTGAAAAAGTAAAGGCAATTATCTGTCTTGGTGTTGATAATAGAAAAATTATTGATGCTTTTGGCAATGTTGTCGATATGATGATTGAGGTTAATAATATGGAAGATGCCGTGAAAATGGCACAACGATTATCCGAAAAAGGAGATACAGTTTTATTGTCTCCAGCCTGTGCGAGTTTCGATTTATTCGAAAACTACGAAGACAGAGGAAATCAGTTTAAGAAAGCAGTAAAACATTTATAG
- the murG gene encoding undecaprenyldiphospho-muramoylpentapeptide beta-N-acetylglucosaminyltransferase → MKKLKFILSGGGTGGHIYPAVAIANELKSRFPDAEFLFVGAENKMEMQKVPQAGYKIEGLWIAGLQRKLTLQNAMFPFKLISSLWKSRKIIKKFKPDVVIGTGGFASGPLLQMANSLNIPTVIQEQNSFPGITNKLLSKKANKICVAYENLERFFPKEKMILTGNPVRQDLIDIESKREEAKKYFNLDADKKTLLVLGGSLGARRMNQLIEKELDKFISEDVQIIWQCGKLYFEDYKKYNSNTVQVLAFIDRMDLVYAAADIVISRAGASSVSELCIVGKPVIFIPSPNVAEDHQTKNAQAIVDKIGAIMLKESELDSQFSLVFEALLRDQGKQDYLSENIKQLALPNATKQIVDEIVKLIKN, encoded by the coding sequence ATGAAAAAATTAAAATTCATATTAAGCGGAGGTGGAACAGGAGGACATATTTATCCAGCCGTTGCCATTGCTAACGAATTGAAATCTCGTTTCCCTGATGCTGAATTCCTTTTTGTAGGTGCCGAGAATAAAATGGAAATGCAAAAAGTGCCACAAGCAGGCTACAAAATTGAAGGACTTTGGATTGCGGGTTTGCAACGAAAATTGACTTTGCAAAACGCTATGTTTCCCTTCAAATTAATCAGTAGTTTGTGGAAATCAAGAAAAATTATTAAGAAATTCAAGCCAGATGTAGTCATTGGAACAGGTGGTTTTGCTTCGGGACCCTTATTGCAAATGGCAAATTCATTGAATATTCCAACGGTGATTCAGGAACAAAATTCTTTTCCAGGTATTACGAATAAATTATTGAGCAAAAAAGCCAATAAAATTTGTGTGGCCTACGAAAATCTAGAACGTTTCTTTCCAAAAGAAAAAATGATTCTAACAGGAAATCCAGTGCGTCAGGATTTGATAGATATTGAAAGCAAAAGAGAAGAAGCTAAAAAATATTTCAATTTAGACGCTGATAAAAAAACACTTTTAGTTCTTGGCGGAAGTCTTGGAGCCAGAAGAATGAATCAACTAATCGAAAAAGAATTAGATAAGTTTATTTCTGAAGATGTTCAAATAATCTGGCAATGTGGGAAATTATATTTCGAAGATTACAAGAAATACAATTCGAATACAGTACAGGTTTTGGCATTCATAGATAGAATGGATTTGGTTTATGCTGCTGCAGATATTGTTATTTCAAGAGCAGGAGCATCATCGGTTTCAGAATTGTGCATCGTGGGAAAACCAGTGATTTTTATTCCTTCACCCAATGTAGCAGAAGATCATCAAACTAAAAATGCACAAGCTATTGTAGATAAAATTGGTGCCATAATGCTTAAAGAATCCGAATTGGATTCACAATTCAGTCTTGTTTTTGAAGCTCTGTTGAGAGATCAAGGAAAACAAGATTATTTAAGTGAAAATATAAAACAACTGGCTTTGCCAAACGCAACAAAACAAATTGTTGACGAGATTGTCAAATTAATTAAAAATTAA
- a CDS encoding FtsW/RodA/SpoVE family cell cycle protein, producing the protein MKELVNNLKGDRVIWSFVALLALFSFMPVFSASSNLAYIGRGTGNTISYLLKHLAHIIIGFFIIYGVHKVPYHYYKVISKIGLPVVWLLLAYTLIKGTVIAGANASRWIQVPFIGITFQTSTLAFIVLMMYVARYLSKKREVEDTFQESFIQLWIPVFITLGMILPANFSTAALMFSMVLMLTFVGNYSIKYIGYILGMGIAALALFVLLSKAFPDARFFSRVNTWSSRIENFTTDKPGEDDYQIEKAKIAIASGGIYGLGPGKSVQKHFLPQSSSDFIYAIIVEEWGLIGGLGVLLMYLLLFFRFIIAAHKANSLFGKLLVVGVGFPIIFQAMINMAVAVELLPVTGQTLPFISSGGTSIWMVSVSLGIIINVTKKEEEIAQELSDKARRDAALQKLIDKQLEDENEEVQDETNAENYSIEDNSKNPMNAVLNK; encoded by the coding sequence ATGAAAGAACTAGTAAACAATCTAAAGGGAGACAGAGTAATATGGTCATTCGTGGCTTTGTTAGCCTTGTTTTCGTTTATGCCTGTTTTTAGTGCGAGTAGTAATTTGGCTTACATAGGTAGAGGAACTGGAAATACAATCAGCTATTTACTCAAGCATTTGGCTCATATTATTATTGGATTTTTTATTATTTATGGCGTTCACAAAGTGCCCTATCATTATTATAAAGTGATTTCAAAAATTGGATTGCCTGTCGTTTGGTTGCTACTAGCCTATACTTTAATCAAAGGAACAGTAATCGCTGGAGCCAATGCCAGCCGTTGGATTCAAGTGCCTTTTATTGGAATAACTTTTCAAACTTCTACACTAGCATTTATTGTCTTGATGATGTATGTTGCTCGATATTTATCCAAAAAGCGAGAGGTTGAAGATACTTTTCAGGAATCATTTATCCAGCTTTGGATTCCTGTTTTTATAACCTTGGGAATGATTTTACCAGCCAACTTTTCTACGGCAGCCTTAATGTTTTCCATGGTTTTAATGTTGACTTTCGTTGGTAATTATTCTATAAAATATATTGGATATATTCTTGGAATGGGAATCGCAGCATTGGCATTATTTGTTTTATTGTCCAAAGCTTTTCCAGATGCTCGTTTTTTTAGCAGGGTAAATACTTGGTCGAGCCGTATCGAAAATTTCACAACCGACAAACCAGGCGAAGACGATTACCAAATCGAAAAAGCAAAAATAGCTATAGCTTCAGGCGGAATTTACGGATTAGGTCCTGGAAAAAGTGTTCAAAAACATTTCTTGCCACAATCCTCTTCCGATTTTATTTACGCCATCATTGTCGAAGAATGGGGATTAATTGGCGGTTTGGGAGTTTTATTAATGTATCTTTTGTTGTTCTTCCGGTTTATTATTGCAGCGCATAAAGCCAATTCTTTGTTTGGAAAATTATTAGTCGTTGGTGTTGGATTTCCCATCATTTTTCAAGCGATGATTAATATGGCGGTTGCAGTGGAATTATTGCCAGTTACGGGACAAACCTTACCATTTATTAGTAGTGGAGGAACTTCCATTTGGATGGTTTCTGTTTCATTGGGAATCATTATTAATGTAACCAAAAAAGAAGAAGAAATTGCGCAAGAATTAAGTGATAAAGCCAGAAGAGATGCAGCACTTCAAAAACTAATTGACAAACAATTAGAAGATGAAAACGAAGAAGTGCAGGACGAAACTAATGCTGAAAATTATTCTATTGAGGATAATTCTAAAAATCCAATGAATGCGGTTTTGAATAAATAA
- the ftsZ gene encoding cell division protein FtsZ encodes MMSNSEFGSISFDLPKNQSNVIKVIGVGGGGSNAINHMFKQGIKGVDFIVCNTDSQALDNSAVPNKIQLGVNLTEGLGAGANPDVGQQSAIESIADIEKMLDSNTKMVFITAGMGGGTGTGAAPVIAQLAKERDILTVGIVTLPFLFEGKVRQEQAQIGINKLRKQVDSLIVINNNKLREVYGNLGFKAGFSKADEVLATASRGIAEVITHHYTQNIDLKDAKTVLANSGTAIMGSAIATGENRAKEGIAAALDSPLLNDNKITGAKNVLLLIVSGSNEITIDEIGEINDFIQVEAGHNANIIMGVGEDESLGDSISVTIIATGFDIEQQHDIVNVEPKKIIHALEDEQKIVHDLTKNSIPSFNMNVTEAPIVNTTERVVFELEEEEIVAPVAVVAPVAPVVAVDNEELMGMTEFIKNLDVTFEIVSPIKEIDFMVVAPKVEEVIPVQPKAVEKQEQTSFSFDLPLFNTVPVAAPTPTPEPVAKVEESKVLFELTNETREIKVNEAVQFVPVTELSDGGIIRYSLEEYTDLENTLLDSKPTATVVEEVIPAELNITMKQVERTVDTSAFENISPMDMTIDETSRMRADERRRKLKEFNYKFHSNVSRIDEMEKQPAYKRLGVDLSSSHNNSMNSRISVGTDSNDDLQLRSNNSFLHDNVD; translated from the coding sequence ATGATGAGCAACTCGGAATTTGGAAGCATTTCATTTGATTTACCAAAAAACCAATCAAATGTAATAAAAGTTATTGGAGTAGGTGGAGGCGGAAGTAACGCTATCAACCACATGTTTAAACAAGGTATAAAAGGTGTTGATTTCATCGTTTGTAATACCGATTCTCAAGCTTTGGACAACAGTGCTGTGCCTAACAAAATTCAGTTAGGAGTAAACTTGACCGAAGGACTTGGAGCAGGTGCAAACCCAGATGTGGGACAACAATCTGCTATTGAGAGTATTGCCGATATTGAAAAAATGTTGGATAGCAATACCAAGATGGTTTTTATCACTGCCGGAATGGGTGGTGGAACAGGAACGGGAGCTGCGCCAGTAATTGCTCAATTGGCCAAAGAAAGAGATATTCTTACCGTTGGAATTGTGACTTTGCCTTTCTTATTCGAAGGAAAAGTGCGTCAAGAACAAGCGCAAATAGGTATCAATAAATTACGCAAACAAGTAGATTCCTTAATTGTAATCAACAACAATAAATTAAGAGAAGTGTATGGTAATCTTGGTTTCAAAGCTGGATTTTCAAAAGCGGACGAAGTTTTGGCTACAGCCTCAAGAGGAATAGCCGAAGTAATCACGCACCACTACACCCAAAATATCGATTTAAAAGATGCTAAAACTGTTTTGGCCAATAGCGGAACAGCTATAATGGGATCAGCGATAGCAACTGGAGAGAACAGAGCCAAAGAAGGAATTGCAGCGGCTTTAGATTCTCCTTTATTGAATGATAATAAAATCACAGGAGCCAAAAACGTATTGTTGCTCATCGTTTCTGGTTCTAATGAAATTACGATTGATGAAATTGGTGAAATCAATGACTTTATTCAAGTAGAAGCAGGTCACAATGCCAATATTATTATGGGTGTTGGGGAAGATGAATCTCTTGGAGACTCTATTTCTGTAACTATTATTGCTACAGGATTTGATATCGAACAACAACACGATATTGTAAATGTAGAGCCAAAAAAGATAATCCATGCTCTTGAAGACGAACAAAAAATTGTGCATGATTTGACCAAAAATAGCATTCCATCATTCAATATGAATGTTACTGAAGCTCCAATTGTCAATACAACCGAAAGAGTAGTTTTCGAATTAGAGGAAGAAGAAATAGTTGCTCCAGTAGCAGTTGTTGCACCAGTAGCACCAGTTGTCGCTGTAGACAATGAGGAGCTAATGGGAATGACTGAATTTATCAAAAATTTAGATGTTACTTTCGAAATTGTATCGCCTATAAAAGAGATTGATTTTATGGTGGTTGCTCCAAAAGTAGAAGAAGTAATTCCTGTACAACCAAAAGCGGTTGAAAAACAAGAACAAACTTCTTTTTCATTTGATTTGCCACTTTTTAATACAGTTCCAGTTGCTGCTCCAACACCAACACCAGAGCCAGTAGCTAAAGTAGAAGAAAGCAAAGTTTTGTTTGAATTGACGAATGAAACTCGTGAGATAAAAGTAAACGAAGCAGTGCAATTTGTACCAGTAACGGAATTGTCTGACGGTGGAATCATTCGATATTCATTAGAAGAATATACTGATTTAGAGAATACTCTATTAGACTCTAAACCTACAGCAACTGTTGTAGAAGAAGTTATTCCAGCCGAGTTGAACATTACAATGAAGCAAGTAGAAAGAACGGTTGATACTTCTGCTTTCGAAAATATTTCTCCAATGGACATGACTATTGATGAAACCTCAAGAATGAGAGCTGACGAAAGAAGAAGAAAACTAAAGGAATTCAATTATAAATTCCATAGCAATGTTTCTAGAATAGACGAAATGGAAAAACAACCGGCCTACAAAAGATTAGGAGTTGATTTGTCTAGTTCACACAATAACAGTATGAATTCAAGAATATCAGTAGGAACAGACAGTAATGACGACTTACAATTGCGTTCTAATAATTCATTTTTACATGATAACGTAGATTAA
- a CDS encoding cell division protein FtsQ/DivIB — protein sequence MKRFKWTTIRLLLMFALVIFLFSFTSKRNSNRKLTNSKVVFVGENAPFVDEKTVNKLLIENKIDPQSIEKENLDLNKLEKALNAHEMIEKSDVFVSIDGVLKAVVKQKTPIARVFDGEDSFYIDYKGDRMPLSMNFTARVPLVSGEVNKKNSEDLTELFRIIYDDAFLKKNIIGVQVMSNGSVKMQNRNFGYQIDFGGTKRMKAKFNNYKAFYQKAVLDSSLYKYKIIDLRFSQQVVCTK from the coding sequence ATGAAACGATTTAAATGGACAACCATTCGATTATTGCTGATGTTTGCGTTGGTGATTTTTTTGTTTTCGTTTACTTCAAAACGAAATAGCAATAGAAAACTCACGAATTCTAAAGTGGTTTTTGTGGGGGAAAACGCTCCTTTTGTTGACGAAAAAACGGTTAATAAATTGTTAATAGAAAATAAAATAGACCCGCAAAGTATAGAGAAAGAAAACTTAGATTTGAATAAGTTAGAAAAAGCTTTGAACGCACACGAAATGATTGAAAAATCAGATGTGTTTGTGAGTATCGATGGGGTCTTAAAAGCAGTGGTGAAACAAAAAACTCCTATAGCTAGAGTTTTTGACGGAGAGGATTCTTTCTATATTGATTACAAAGGGGATAGGATGCCGTTGTCAATGAATTTTACAGCTAGAGTTCCGCTTGTTTCTGGGGAAGTAAACAAGAAAAACAGCGAGGATTTAACCGAATTGTTTCGGATAATTTACGACGATGCGTTTTTGAAAAAAAACATCATTGGTGTGCAAGTTATGTCGAATGGTAGCGTTAAAATGCAGAACAGAAACTTTGGTTATCAAATAGATTTTGGTGGAACCAAAAGAATGAAAGCTAAATTTAATAATTATAAAGCTTTTTATCAGAAAGCAGTTTTAGATAGTTCGCTTTACAAATACAAAATAATTGACCTCCGGTTTTCGCAACAAGTGGTGTGTACTAAATAA